A genomic stretch from Echeneis naucrates chromosome 6, fEcheNa1.1, whole genome shotgun sequence includes:
- the pbxip1b gene encoding pre-B-cell leukemia homeobox interacting protein 1b isoform X1 has translation MSGGSSANNSWTILTPEESVAETLRPLAEATEHHEENLASAAGSGANLPAKGREHLVSEEKTAEQSGDTSTEQHTSIPSGVTDATLPTSLEVSSSFVPGSDSLSQSEGLPKGPAQFSPDPDSFSDSYSHITPSPDEPPASILNTETLGGLESLQEEERFTHEGTFHPLDGKEQQQEGEQSDQSPKTTDLGNQADLVVDEEQAERTPEEGQPEVRRRRSLLAALERIGKADDEDEVEEEFQLPQREEESGFSVNKCILGAVILLGLGTIFFSGVFMDLDEESDYGARELKNSEVPGQQEWLNPEVPPPAVDVKNTEFLDKLAKGNQQISVLEAQLQAQREELKVAKGHAAEEAKEQLQWEEVEKENSRLKTEMASLLVLQKENERMKKELESVPALQKELETLRSALNELKHSAAATEVPVKLTTSPPSGHSEDNRQNAPRPADRQARKQWDDQRKTERKEKYDIREKESLKEREKSEHKKDEQKERKDEDKGRKREQGKFDKEKGKEDKQKREDHKTKQWKEKDWKEDKRTRGDQGKPWRAREGKKEWTEKNEREDWKEEKDWKKARERNVKLNENKQWRSKEKKDGKDHAEKYRGKDVWEGEEVWKKGKDGFKGSGNEKDLKEKGEKKEWKKGGERRGKNGRDESNDWKGKGQRKQWDGSENHNQNLWKERKGKGERKQWNEKEWKSQNGKDDKEWKRKDERKQGNEDGWKRKDDNEWKRREKNQWENKKEEWVKGQRTDNRDWKKDRSVTPKHQDEHQLSGNHHHDHHEKLEWGDEKVPHTHRRPSLDQPEYWDQQRDRLQRNSKPPQHCNSLETCAQAEKLLPVPLPEFDAILQTYLGKAEEFGVDAFKRGELKKLATEFFKDGLFVHDQMSFQDFVEDVADILEDMVEGDENEEEDSGIEEEMEKFEKEVMKKFSAPRVGEKEERIKGEGRKESGRGRG, from the exons ATGTCTGGGGGCAGCAGTGCTAACAACAGCTGGACTATCCTCACTCCTGAG GAGTCTGTTGCTGAAACCCTGAGGCCTTTGGCCGAGGCAACAGAGCACCATGAAGAAAACCTTGCATCTGCAGCAG GCTCTGGAGCAAACCTGCCTGCAAAGGGACGAGAACATCTG GTATCagaagaaaaaactgcagaGCAAAGTGGAGACAccagcacagagcagcacaccTCAATACCTAGCGGTGTCACTGATGCCACTCTTCCCACTTCTTTGGAAGTCTCCAGCAGCTTTGTTCCTGGCAGTGATTcactgagccaatcagagggcCTCCCCAAGGGGCCAGCACAATTCAGCCCTGATCCTGATTCATTCTCTGACTCCTACTCTCACATAACTCCCTCCCCCGATGAGCCACCAGCCTCAATTTTGAACACAGAGACTCTGGGTGGGCTGGAGTCTTtacaagaagaggagaggttCACACATGAAGGAACATTTCATCCACTAGATGGAAAAGAGCAACAACAGGAAGGGGAGCAATCAGACCAATCTCCAAAGACAACAGATTTAGGGAACCAGGCAG ATTTAGTGGTGGATGAGGAGCAGGCTGAGCGGACACCGGAAGAGGGACAGccagaggtgaggaggaggaggtctcTCTTAGCTGCTCTGGAACGGATCGGGAAGGCAGATGACGAAGACGAAGTAGAGGAAGAGTTTCAGCTCCCACAACGAGAAGAAGAAAGTGGGTTCTCTGTGAACAAGTGCATTCTTGGTGCTGTCATTCTGCTGGGCCTCGGCACCATCTTTTTCTCAG GTGTCTTCATGGACCTGGATGAGG AGAGTGACTATGGAGCCAGGGAACTGAAAAATTCAGAAGTACCAGGACAACAG GAATGGCTTAATCCAGAAGTTCCCCCACCTGCAGTGGATGTCAAAAATACAGAGTTTCTAGATAAATTAGCTAAAGGGAATCAGCAAATTTCTGTGTTGGAAGCCCAACTTCAG gcacagagagaagagcTAAAAGTAGCCAAGGGACACGCAGCTGAGGAAGCAAAGGAGCAGCTGCagtgggaggaggtggagaaggaaaACAGTAGGTTGAAGACAGAGATGGCATCTCTCCTTGTTCTtcagaaagagaatgagaggatgaagaaagagCTGGAGTCTGTCCCGGCCCTACAGAAAGAACTAGAGACACTGAGATCGGCTCTCAATGAATTAAAACACTCTGCAG CAGCCACTGAAGTCCCCGTGAAGCTCACGACATCACCCCCTAGTGGGCATTCAGAGGACAACAGACAGAATGCACCCAGACCTGCAGATAGACAAGCGAGGAAACAATGGGATGACCAGAGGAAGACAGAACGGAAGGAAAAATATGACATAAGAGAAAAGGAGAGCttgaaagagagggaaaaaagtgaaCACAAGAAAGATGAACAAAAAGAACGCAAAGATGAAGATAAAGGGAGAAAACGCGAGCAAGGAAAGTTTGAcaaggagaaaggaaaagaagataAGCAGAAGAGAGAAGATCATAAGACAAAGCAATGGAAGGAGAAAGACTGGAAAGAGGATAAGAGGACCAGAGGTGATCAAGGAAAGCCATGGAGGGCAAGGGAAGGGAAGAAGgaatggacagaaaaaaatgaaagagaagattggaaggaagaaaaagactggaaaaaagcaagagaaaggaatgtaaaattaaatgagaaTAAACAATGGCGCAGTAAGGAGAAGAAGGATGGAAAGGACCATGCAGAGAAGTACAGAGGCAAGGATgtgtgggagggagaggaggtgtggaagaaaggaaaagatggaTTCAAGGGAAGTGGGAATGAAAAAGATTTGAAAGAGAAAGGTGAGAAGAAAGAGTGGAAAAAAGGTGGTGAGCGTAGGGGTAAAAATGGCAGAGATGAGAGTAATGATTGGAAAGGAAAGGGTCAAAGGAAACAGTGGGATGGGAGTGAAAATCACAACCAGAACCtttggaaagaaaggaaagggaagggcGAGAGGAAACAGTGGAATGAGAAAGAGTGGAAGAGTCAAAATGGTAAAGATGATAAGGAATGGAAGAGAAAGGATGAGAGAAAACAGGGGAACGAGGATGGGTGGAAACGTAAAGATGACAACGaatggaagaggagggagaaaaatcagtgggaaaacaaaaaggaagagtGGGTGAAAGGACAGAGAACGGACAACAGAGATTGGAAAAAGGATAGATCGGTCACTCCAAAACACCAAGATGAGCACCAGTTATCTGGTAATCACCATCATGACCACCATGAAAAGCTTGAGTGGGGAGATGAGAAGGTCCCTCACACACATCGCAGACCTTCCCTGGACCAGCCAGAGTACTGGGACCAACAGAGAGACCGGCTACAGCGCAACTCAAAACCACCACAACACTGTAACTCACTGGAAACCTGTGCTCAGGCTGAGAAGCTGCTTCCTGTCCCGCTTCCTGAGTTTGATGCTATCCTCCAAACATACCTAGGCAAGGCAGAGGAGTTCGGAGTGGATGCTTTCAAAAGAGGGGAGCTCAAAAAGCTAGCTACCGAGTTCTTCAAGGACGGGCTCTTTGTTCATGACCAGATGAGCTTTCAAGATTTTGTGGAGGATGTGGCTGATATTCTGGAGGATATGGTGGAAGGTGACGAGAACGAAGAGGAAGATAGTGGCATAGAGGAAGAAATGGAGAAGTTTGAGAAAGAAGTCATGAAAAAGTTTTCAGCACCCAGAGTGGgcgagaaagaagaaagaatcaaaggggaggggaggaaggagagtgGACGAGGACGtggctga